From Argopecten irradians isolate NY chromosome 2, Ai_NY, whole genome shotgun sequence, the proteins below share one genomic window:
- the LOC138317004 gene encoding probable 4-coumarate--CoA ligase 1: MTTRIIDMASSACKLLNNSRFLGIFILRNNRLFHTSPYTVDIPDCSITEYLVNGFSKYGELTALIDGKHGSKTTFHDLQGQITRTTAGFQKIGLTKSDVVCLFGTNTVEFVHTLCGVTSAGGILTIANSQLTSVELSHQLLETNTGYIVATPECAPRAKETLAFCPNIREIIVLGEAEGCRPFSSLQSVGEQISSVSVDPREDIALMPYSSGTTGLPKGVQLTHHNLVSQLSQLRHKTILPFHAGSDVSINPLPMVHIAGMMIGLLNPLSQGACVVTLPRFEPESYLSAIETYRGTFSLIAPPLVNFFAKHPLVDKYDLSSLHTPYSGAATLSRTLTEQMAERLNITSIRQGYGMSETTGATHTDPKDGWKYGSIGKPVPNTQSKIISLETDESLGPEQMGEIMCKGPQVMKGYLNNIAATSETITEDGWIKTGDIGYYDNDGHYFVVDRLKDIIKYKGYQISPTYIESILTSHPAVMEAAIVGIPCDEMGEIPRAYVVKKSQVTAEELVKHVNDQVSPFKRLRGGLEFVEEIPKLPSGKILRRKIKEEILNLENDTLKIKL; this comes from the exons ATGACAACAAGGATAATTGATATGGCGTCTAGTGCGTgcaaattattaaataattcaCGTTTTCTGggtatatttattttaaggAATAATCGCTTATTTCATACATCGCCCTACACGGTCGATATACCAGATTGCTCTATAACGGAGTACCTAGTAAATGGATTTAGCAAGTATGGGGAATTGACTGCCCTC ATAGATGGGAAGCACGGAAGTAAAACCACTTTCCATGACCTTCAAGGTCAGATCACTAGGACCACTGCTGGATTTCAGAAGATCGGCCTGACAAAGTCTGATGTCGTATGTCTGTTCGGCACTAACACGGTAGAATTTGTCCATACGTTATGTGGGGTAACATCAGCGGGAGGAATATTAACCATCGCCAATTCCCAACTCACCTCTG TTGAATTGTCCCATCAACTCCTGGAGACCAACACAGGTTATATCGTGGCCACTCCTGAATGTGCACCTCGAGCCAAAGAAACCTTAGCATTCTGTCCAAACATCCGG GAAATAATTGTACTGGGCGAGGCTGAGGGATGTCGCCCTTTCTCTTCCCTACAATCAGTCGGTGAACAGATTAGTAGTGTGTCTGTCGACCCTAGAGAAGATATAGCGTTGATGCCTTACTCCAGTGGAACCACGGGGCTGCCAAAGGGAGTACAACTGACTCATCACAATCTGGTGTCGCAATTGTCGCAGCTCAG ACACAAAACCATACTTCCCTTCCATGCCGGAAGTGATGTATCTATAAATCCGTTACCAATGGTGCACATAGCTGGAATGATGATAGGATTACTGAACCCACTTTCTCAAGGCGCATGCGTGGTCACCTTACCAAGGTTCGAACCCGAGTCCTATCTATCAGCTATAGAAACTTACCGG GGGACATTTTCTCTGATAGCGCCTCCTTTGGTGAATTTCTTTGCAAAGCACCCCTTGGTGGACAAGTATGATTTATCAAGCCTACATACCCCATACTCCGGGGCGGCCACCCTGTCACGTACATTAACGGAACAAATGGCAGAGAGGTTGAATATTACCAGTATCCGACAAG GTTATGGCATGTCTGAAACTACGGGAGCTACACATACTGACCCCAAAGATGGCTGGAAATATGGATCTATCGGAAAGCCAGTTCCCAACACACAGAGTAAG ATCATAAGTCTTGAGACAGATGAATCCCTGGGACCGGAACAGATGGGGGAGATTATGTGTAAGGGGCCACAGGTTATGAAGGGCTACCTGAACAACATAGCTGCAACCTCTGAAACCATTACAGAAGACGGGTGGATTAAGACGG GTGATATCGGGTACTATGACAACGACGGTCACTATTTCGTTGTTGACAGACTGAAAGACATCATCAAATACAAGGGCTATCAG ATCTCTCCTACATACATTGAATCCAttctgacgtcacatccggcTGTTATGGAGGCAGCCATTGTTGGTATACCATGTGATGAGATGGGCGAGATACCCCGAGCGTACGTGGTAAAAAAGTCGCAAGTGACTGCCGAGGAGTTAGTCAAGCATGTCAATG ATCAAGTATCGCCTTTTAAACGGCTTCGTGGTGGACTTGAATTCGTAGAGGAAATTCCAAAGTTACCGAGTGGTAAAATTCTACGCCGGAAAATAAAAGAAGAAATATTAAACTTGGAAAACGACACTCTCAAAATAAAgttgtaa
- the LOC138316678 gene encoding uncharacterized protein — protein sequence MTELNIRVSNYKPDVIGITEVKAKTRLQSYKESEYSLDGNENYSLFSKNIETPAGRGLLMLINSKFIAKEVIMETQFRENLFVEIKTGKTTKLLIGLIYRSESGTMDNNKKLQDLIEEADQKKHNKLLIMGDFNYPNINWETWNTKSENTDSQEYKFIQKLQDNFLFQHVQEPTRWRGQDNPNVLDLIISKDEHSLSDIEYQSALGKSDHCVLLFKVICKVKIALQSKKKKSYKNANYERINEEISDTNWDEIIMNSNNINENWNTFKKVVKEIEESHVPTKIIKIGRNNKHSFPADTTTLEAIKKKHSLSRKAATTKDMNVRKEYNRVRNKVRKLTRRLRKEYEHNIAIKAKSDPKAIWNYIKSKSTSKSEIGELYAKPADKTSTKVTSNKGKAEVLCRFFSSVFIQESDTTPHLYIREVAEEMSQMNIEQEAVSKILKNLKPDKSPRTRRTPPDVPEKHLWYNIISNNEVIQPINFNRNSPG from the coding sequence atgacagaATTAAACATAAGAGTGAGTAACTACAAACCAGATGTAATCGGAATTACTGAAGTGAAAGCAAAAACTAGATTACAAAGTTACAAGGAATCAGAATACAGCCTAgatggaaatgaaaattattcacTGTTCAGCAAGAACATTGAAACCCCTGCGGGTAGGGGGTTACTGATGTTAATAAATTCCAAGTTCATAGCAAAAGAAGTAATAATGGAAACACAGTTTCGTGAAAATCTGTTTGTAGAAATTAAAACTGGGAAAACTACAAAACTGCTAATAGGATTGATATACAGATCGGAATCGGGAACCAtggacaacaacaaaaaattacaaGATTTGATTGAAGAAGCCGatcagaaaaaacacaacaaacttTTGATAATGGGAGACTTTAATTATCCAAATATAAACTGGGAAACATGGAATACAAAGAGCGAGAATACAGATTCTCAAGAATACAAGTTCATTCAAAAACTCCAAGACAACTTTCTTTTCCAACATGTCCAAGAACCAACAAGATGGCGAGGTCAAGACAATCCGAATGTCCTAGATCTTATCATAAGCAAAGACGAGCATTCACTATCAGATATTGAATATCAAAGCGCTTTAGGTAAAAGTGATCACTGTGTACTACTGTTTAAGGTCATTTGTAAAGTAAAGATAGCTCTACAAAGCAAGAAGAAAAAGAGTTATAAAAATGCCAATTATGAAAGGATAAACGAGGAGATAAGTGATACCAACTGGGACGAAATAATTATGAACTCTAACAACATCAACGAGAATTGGAACACTTTCAAAAAGGTGGTCAAAGAAATAGAAGAAAGCCATGTCCctacaaaaatcattaaaataggTCGGAACAACAAGCATAGTTTCCCAGCAGATACAACAACACTTGAAGCCATAAAAAAGAAGCATTCGTTATCAAGGAAGGCTGCAACTACAAAGGATATGAACGTGAGAAAGGAATACAATAGGGTCAGAAATAAAGTAAGGAAATTAACACGCAGATTGAGGAAAGAATATGAGCACAATATAGCGATAAAGGCAAAGTCGGATCCAAAAGCAATTTGGaattatataaaatctaaatCTACGTCGAAATCAGAGATTGGAGAACTATATGCAAAACCAGCGGACAAAACTTCAACTAAAGTTACATCAAATAAGGGAAAAGCTGAAGTGTTATGTCGGTTTTTTAGCAGTGTATTCATACAGGAATCGGACACGACCCCTCATCTGTACATAAGAGAAGTCGCCGAAGAGATGTCACAAATGAATATAGAACAAGAAGCTGTATCAAAGATCCTAAAAAATCTCAAACCGGATAAATCCCCCCGGACTAGACGAACTCCACCCGATGTTCCTGAAAAACACCTCTGGTACAATATCATATCCAATAACGAAGTTATTCAACCAATCAATTTCAACAGGAACTCTCCCGGATGA